The DNA window ATGGTCACCGTAGGATTTCCGCTAAGTAGACAGCAACCAGCAAGACCGCCTCCGGCGAGGAACAAAAAGACCATGGGGAAAAACTTCTTAAATGACATGACGATCTCCTTCTTGGCGGGACTGTCCCAAATACAGCGCGCCAAAATTATCTAGCCGCGAGAGGAAAAAGCCTTTGGGCCCCTTTTGGCCAGAAAGTCGTTATTAGTATACCCTGCGCCCTCCCGTTTTCCCACCATCCGCTTTTCTTGCCTTTAGAACGCCACCAATGAAAGTGGTGGACGAATTTATGAAGACGCGATGATGCCAAAGCTTCCGTACCAGTTTTGAGTCACTTAGATAGGGTGTCAAAAGGTGTAGGGGTTTAGGCTCAGAGAATCTGCATAGATCTGGATGAAAACTGAATGAAAAGCTGTTGCACTGGCTGAATACAACAAAAACGAGGCTTTATGCTGGTTTACAAACTCTTCGGCATGTTAAGCAAATGAGCCAGGAGCCGTTTTGGATATAAATAAGCCTTGAGAACATTTTCCAATTGTTCAATAGGATATAGCTGACTTGCTGTTCTTGATTCTCTGCTACTTTGCATGTTAGGCCAACGTTCTCTCCATACTGCCCAGGTAATCTCATCCACTCTTGCCTTATATGGAGGAAACGTTTCTGGATTTAGGATGTCTACTCGTTCAATTCCCAGTGTGGATCGGTGGACATCTAGGCGAACCAATCCTGACAGTCCATAAGGTGAGCCAGGGTTTTCTTGTGGTACCCGTAAGCGTGTGTACCAGGTAAGATGTGCTCCACCGTAGCCTCCCTCCTCGTCGAGTTCTCCTCTTCTTCCCTTGATGTCCACTTCTTCCGAAATCCGCACCACTGGTGAACGCTGGCCTGGCCCTATTCGGATGACTTGTTCGGGATGTTTTGGGCGCAACCGGTGAGTTTTTATCAGTCCAACAGCATATTTCAACAGCGCGTCCTCAATGAGGCCTTCTCTGGACTCCCCAAGGTCTTGGCCCAAAATTTTTGCTGCCCTTCTGCGCCACTTGTCGAGGAAGAAAAGCGGACCATCTACAAGAATGAAATCGTTTGGATACTTCTTGCGGAACTTGGCTAAAACTGCAAACTCCAACCGTTGTCGCAAGATTGCGACCCGTCCTTGGGCTCTAGATCGGATTAGTCCTTCATTAAATAGGTTATCCCCGAGAATGGCCCCCTCACGACGCTCAACCCTATCTTCATCAGTACCACGAAAGGTTGTATCACATACGATCCACTCGTTCGGTTCAGAAGGAAAACCAAAAGTTTGGTCAACCGTATCCCACACGACATTTTCGCCTTCTATGTTTATTCCTCCCTTTTCCCGTATTACGTGAAAAGGTCCAAGCAGGAGTAAACGAGCAGCAATGAGCTCAGGATCCATGAAAAGACAGCCGTTAGAGTCTCGGAGGAGAACACCAGCAGCGATGTGGGCAATGTGGAGGGGTACTAAGGCCCCGTTTGGCAATGGAACGCGATAAGGTAGCATTATTGTGCGTTGCACACCGTCAAGAAATGCGCGGAAAACAATTTCTTCTCCCCCCGATTCCACCGGTAATGGTTCCCAAAAATCTGTTTCCACCGGAGTGTAGTCCCTCTCTTCAGCGAAGGTTGCTGGCAGTGCTTGTTCTTCTTCGGAAAGATCTTTTACTCCTGTAAAAACTCCTTCCTGCCTTAAGTCCCGCAGAAAATTATCAATGGCTGGAGGAACCAGTACCTTCATAGCCCTCACCAATTCATCCACGGAGCTCCTTTTTTAAGTAGTGTAAGGGAATAGGAAAATACACTAGCACAGGGCGGTTGTGCAGCGTATGCCACAGCAGCATCCAACCCTTGTCTAAAAGAATCGCCTTCTGCTTTAAACCTTCAGCAAGCCACCCATAGGGCGGCTTACGAATTTCCACTGGATGGCTTCTACCAACCGCAAACGTAGAGGTGTTAGCCAAAACCTCTTCATCTACTTTAGAGGCGAGTTGCTGTGCTCCGAGAAGGGAGAGTCCCACACTTCGCCCTCGCGCCGCGATTTCCACAATATCCGATTTTAAAACAGAAAATTCCCGACCAGCGGGGACAAACTTATTCAGCTCGTCCACAAAAATGACTACGTGCTTGGGGAATTGCTTAAGTTGTTTATTATCTTCCAATCGTCCAGTAATCTCTGCTGCCTTTCTTTCTTCCAGCAATCGGAACACTGTGCGTACAACAGTTTGAAAGATCAACCGCTGGCCCTTGTCACTTAATTGAGTAATGTCTACCACCCACAACTGCCCTGGCTTTAACTCCTTTAAAGGTATGGGCTGATCGGCATTCTCCGCTGGCAAGATTACGCCTTTCATTTGATTCTGTAAGGCGTGCTGCATACGATTTAAAATTTTATTAGCAGTGGCTCTATGGTGGCTTATTTCATCAAGTTTAAACCAATCACCTCCCTTGGATTGCTCCATTGCATTTCGAAGTTTCCTAATGAGGCTTTCAAAAGTTAAACATTCCCGCTTAGCCAGATCAGCCATGGAAGCGATCAGGGCTACAGCTTTATCATCCAAGTCGTCTGGATCAAAAAGGGTGTAGAGAGCTCCTACCCCGACGTTAATAAGCGATTGTAGGCCATAGCAAAAAGGTTTCACCTTAGCATCGCTTCGTTGACTGAGGACCCCGCCTTCTGGGCGGTAGTGCTTTGGGGCGAAGAAATGAAATCGTTGCTCTTGAGCCCAGCGAATGGGATCTAGGCCATAATCGTGTTTAGCTTGATGCCAGAGTCGCACCGCGAGTCCCCACCGAGGATGATCTTTTATTCTGTCCATCTCCTCCCAAGTGGGAAGGTCGTCGATAAACATTAAGTCAGCTTCCTTCACATTAAAAGCTATGGCGGCAACACCTGCGTTGTGTCGCTCGCTATGGGCCAGTAAGCCCAAAAGAAGAAACAAGGCATAACTGGTTTTAGTGGCTACTCCAGAAGCACCAGCAATGTTGATATGTGCCGCTTCATATCCAACAACATACCGAGCATCAAGACCAATGGGTACTGGTTCTCTGCGATCGTCGTAAGTAAATCCTGCAAGAATTTCGTGTTCCGGAGAGATCTGCGCTCCATAAGCCTCCCGAATTTCCTTGGCCGTCGCAAAGGTAACCGGCCAGGTACCTCGAATTGGTTCCATTCTACCATCGCTGCGGCGGACCACCTCTGCTTTCGCACTTATCACGACCGGTATTTGGGTTGGCATCTCTACCTCTGGTCGACCAAAGGCATGTGCATAGAAGCTGTCTAACACCTCCCGAATGTCACTAACCGCTTGGACCTCAGTGACTAAACCGGTTACTCTAACGCCTCGGCTGTGAGCTGTTACAATACTGCCCACTTCAATGTGAATGTTCTCATCACCTTTTACCCAAAATGTAAATTCACCCGGTGTAGCAGGTGTTTGCAACGTAGGAGCTACACGCCCGATCCAATTCGCTTCCCATTCTTTTTGAACCGCGATTACTTGCTCTTCTTTTGCGGTTTCTAAAATCGCACTTTCTTTAGTGAGTGGGACTGGAATTCCTAGTCGTTGCTCGAAAAATTCTCGAATGTCTTGCAAAATTTCAATCAATTCATCTTCGGCGAATTGCAGACGAATTCCGATTTCTTCGGCGATACGTAGCAGAGTAGGAGGCTTTGATATTTTCTGGATAATATCCTCAAGTTCCTTTCTCCGACGCTCGCGGTCGTAACTTGCATGTGGATAATTACTAATTTTTTTCTCTCGCTTAAGCCACTGGTCAAACTCTCTGTGTTCCCTGACCAATTCCTCAATCTCCTCTGTTTGAAGAGGCTCCGACGGATCCCTCCATTTAATCATGGCGTCACCCCCTTTTGTATTGTCCATATTTTGGATTAGCCCATAAATGTTTAATATAATCAACTTCTTGTTCCTCTATCAATGACATACCAGAAGCCCCTTGTAATTGTAAAAGCTCTGAAAGAAGCTGTCTTCGGATCTTCAAGGTTAGTCGACCCGGTTGGCCATCGGGCCGATAATAGCGTGACGTCGGGGTAGAACAGATTTGAAGAACACGTTGGCGAAACTCCAATAAAGGCCGAAGGTGGGACCATTGCGGCAAAGATGTGATTTTTTCCATTGCTTTGTCTTGCCGAACGACAGTGCACATCCAACACCCGAATCGAGTTTCGCGCCCGTTATACACCTCTTTTTCCAAAATGTAAGTAGGATATCCCCAGTCAGGAGCAAGGAAGTTCAAGAAATCCCAAACGTCACACTCTCGCCAATATGCAATGGGCGCTAAATAAGAAGCTTTCAGATGCTTGCTGTACTTAAACCACGCTCCCTGACCACATTCCCCTCCCCTCCGGCAAGTATATGTCATGCGTTGATCCCGAGCATTCGATTCGCCGAAACGGACGCCTGTTATAAGCATTCTCCGCTGTGACTGGATAGGGTCTTCGAGCGCTGCTTTAGCTGGCTCTATCTTTAAACGCCGCGTGCACCAGCGGAAGCGCTGATGTGGCGGTGGATACCCCTTTCCCAATAGACAGACCCAGAATCTATCTTCTAGCCGCGGCCGAACAATATGGCATTTGATTGGTAACGATGTTAACCGCACAAAACTTGCAATGAATCGCAAAAAATTAAGCGCATATTGGCGAATGACCGGGATCTCAACTAAAGTGTCGGAGTACACTATATCAATCCTGGATACCGGCAGTTTTTCCTGCACAGCGGTTTCTAAAGCCAAAATTACAGCGGTAGTGGAATCTTTTCCTCCAGAAAACATGAGGACCCAATGATTAAAGCCTCGCTCCAACGCAGAGATGAAGGCCTTTTTCGTTTCATGGACACGATTCGGAAGTTGTAAACTCGCCATTTCATCAACTGCTAAGTTGTGATTCTGCACATCCATTTTGTTCGCGCTTTTCATAAGGCCTCTCAAAATTTGCTCTCTTTGCTCATATTTGCATCATTAACATCGGAAATTTGCTGATTAAAAAGTCCGAGTTCTCGTGGTCGATGTATGGCTAGTAGTCTAAGGGATGCGAAAACTTGCAAAAATAGTCTATGAAACTCAGGAGATAAAGCACGCCCCTTGTGTAAATGGGCATATCGGGAGGATAGGTGTTTTCGGCCTTCGCAGGAGGCTATCACTTCCACCGGAAGATCGTTCCAGCACTTGGCCGTTGGAAGATTGGGATCCTCAACCTCAAAATGCTGTACTTTCTTTCGACCGCCCACGTCTGCCTCGGCTTTAGTATAACTTTGCCTCGAAACTGGCGCCAAAACTTTTAGACGCTAGGCGAAGAGTTGCACGAATCGCAAGCTGGGACAGGGAGGGTCTACAATGATCGGGCGCAGGGAAATTAGCGGTGGGGGAGGCGGCGGCCAAGAAGGCGCTCTAAAACTCGGTTGACCTTGGTCCGGCGGGCCTCGCGGCCGGAAAGGGGCGGAACAAGCACGGTGTAAAGCCCCAAAACCTTTCCCCCTAAAACGTCGGTGAGAAGCTGGTCCCCGATCACTGCCGCTTCTTCACGCTTTGTCCCCAAAATGCTCAGTGCTCGTTTAAATCCCCAAGGCAAAGGCTTTCGAGCGCGCTCCACCAGGGGGATTCCTAAATCCGCGAGCGCGGTGCGCACCGGGGAATCCTTGGGAAGCCGGGCGTTTGTAAGGACGGCGATCTTGAACCCTTGACCTTGGAGCTTGCGCAGAAAAGCGGCGGTAGCACGGGGGAACTCCCCGGTTCGCCAAAGGCAAAGGGTGTTGTCGAGATCGAAAAGAAGGGCCCGAATGCCCCGGCCCCAAAGGCGGCGCCAGTCCACCTGCCGCAAAGAACGCGCTT is part of the Methanomassiliicoccales archaeon genome and encodes:
- a CDS encoding phosphoadenosine phosphosulfate reductase family protein, which translates into the protein MKSANKMDVQNHNLAVDEMASLQLPNRVHETKKAFISALERGFNHWVLMFSGGKDSTTAVILALETAVQEKLPVSRIDIVYSDTLVEIPVIRQYALNFLRFIASFVRLTSLPIKCHIVRPRLEDRFWVCLLGKGYPPPHQRFRWCTRRLKIEPAKAALEDPIQSQRRMLITGVRFGESNARDQRMTYTCRRGGECGQGAWFKYSKHLKASYLAPIAYWRECDVWDFLNFLAPDWGYPTYILEKEVYNGRETRFGCWMCTVVRQDKAMEKITSLPQWSHLRPLLEFRQRVLQICSTPTSRYYRPDGQPGRLTLKIRRQLLSELLQLQGASGMSLIEEQEVDYIKHLWANPKYGQYKRG
- a CDS encoding YqeG family HAD IIIA-type phosphatase, yielding MRLIKPHEEARSLRQVDWRRLWGRGIRALLFDLDNTLCLWRTGEFPRATAAFLRKLQGQGFKIAVLTNARLPKDSPVRTALADLGIPLVERARKPLPWGFKRALSILGTKREEAAVIGDQLLTDVLGGKVLGLYTVLVPPLSGREARRTKVNRVLERLLGRRLPHR
- a CDS encoding ATP-binding protein; translated protein: MIKWRDPSEPLQTEEIEELVREHREFDQWLKREKKISNYPHASYDRERRRKELEDIIQKISKPPTLLRIAEEIGIRLQFAEDELIEILQDIREFFEQRLGIPVPLTKESAILETAKEEQVIAVQKEWEANWIGRVAPTLQTPATPGEFTFWVKGDENIHIEVGSIVTAHSRGVRVTGLVTEVQAVSDIREVLDSFYAHAFGRPEVEMPTQIPVVISAKAEVVRRSDGRMEPIRGTWPVTFATAKEIREAYGAQISPEHEILAGFTYDDRREPVPIGLDARYVVGYEAAHINIAGASGVATKTSYALFLLLGLLAHSERHNAGVAAIAFNVKEADLMFIDDLPTWEEMDRIKDHPRWGLAVRLWHQAKHDYGLDPIRWAQEQRFHFFAPKHYRPEGGVLSQRSDAKVKPFCYGLQSLINVGVGALYTLFDPDDLDDKAVALIASMADLAKRECLTFESLIRKLRNAMEQSKGGDWFKLDEISHHRATANKILNRMQHALQNQMKGVILPAENADQPIPLKELKPGQLWVVDITQLSDKGQRLIFQTVVRTVFRLLEERKAAEITGRLEDNKQLKQFPKHVVIFVDELNKFVPAGREFSVLKSDIVEIAARGRSVGLSLLGAQQLASKVDEEVLANTSTFAVGRSHPVEIRKPPYGWLAEGLKQKAILLDKGWMLLWHTLHNRPVLVYFPIPLHYLKKELRG